A single genomic interval of Rhododendron vialii isolate Sample 1 chromosome 3a, ASM3025357v1 harbors:
- the LOC131319627 gene encoding short-chain dehydrogenase TIC 32, chloroplastic-like yields MWWFRRKGPSGFSYSSTAEEVTEGIDGSGLTAIVTGASSGIGTETTRVLALRGVHVVMGVRNMEAGKGVKEAIAKEIPAAKIDAMELDLSSMASVRKFASEFNSSHLPLNLLINNAGIMATPFMLSKDNIELQFATNHIGHFLLTNLLLDTMKKTSVKMKKEGRIVNVSSMAHKYTYGEGMRFDKINDQAGYSSVLAYGQSKLANVLHANELSRHLKEDGSEITANSLHPGPVTTNLFRHFSFVEGLVSKLGSYVLKNVQQGAATTCYVALHPQVKGITGEYFADSNLAKASKHGTDVNLAKKLWDFSMNLVK; encoded by the exons atgtGGTGGTTTAGGAGAAAAGGGCCTTCTGGGTTCTCTTATTCTTCTACAGCTGAGGAAGTCACAGAGGGAATCGACGGCTCTGGCCTTACTGCCATTGTTACAG GAGCATCAAGTGGTATTGGCACTGAAACTACCCGCGTTCTTGCATTGCGTGGTGTCCATGTTGTCATGGGTGTCAGGAATATGGAAGCAGGCAAAGGGGTTAAAGAAGCTATAGCGAAAGAAATTCCAGCTGCAAAGATTGATGCCATGGAGTTGGATCTCAGTTCAATGGCATCTGTTAGAAAATTTGCATCAGAGTTCAATTCCTCGCATCTTCCTCTAAACCTTCTAAT TAACAATGCAGGAATAATGGCAACTCCCTTCATGCTTTCCAAAGACAACATAGAACTACAGTTTGCCACGAACCACATAG gtcattttcttttgacaaaTCTGTTGTTGGACACCATGAAGAAAACATcagttaaaatgaaaaaagagggAAGAATTGTGAATGTTTCGTCAATGGCTCACAAGTATACGTACGGTGAAGGAATGCGCTTTGATAAAATTAATGATCAAGCAGG GTACAGCAGTGTATTAGCATATGGCCAATCCAAGCTTGCTAATGTTTTGCATGCTAATGAGCTTTCTAGGCACTTAAAG GAAGATGGGTCAGAAATAACTGCAAATTCACTTCACCCGGGACCAGTTACTACCAATCTCTTCCGTCACTTCAGCTTTGTTGAAG GTCTTGTTAGCAAGCTTGGTTCTTATGTGCTGAAGAATGTTCAGCAG GGGGCGGCAACGACATGCTATGTGGCATTGCATCCTCAAGTCAAGGGGATAACTGGCGAATATTTTGCAGACAGCAACTTGGCAAAAGCAAGTAAACATGGTACGGATGTCAACTTGGCAAAGAAGCTCTGGGATTTCAGCATGAACTTGGTTAAGTGA